One genomic region from Thermoleptolyngbya sichuanensis A183 encodes:
- a CDS encoding ABC transporter ATP-binding protein, translating into MGEPLIELRGVSKAFGDRIVLDEVDLAIYPNEAVGIIGPSGTGKSTILRLIAGLIAPDAGEIYLKGQRRTGLVDEGKDPFGVGMVFQRAALFDSLTVDENVGFLLYQHSRLPRHQIRQQVERVLEMVGLPGTGDRYPSELSGGMRQRVSFARAILKNPDNPADNPELLLYDEPTAGLDPIASTVIEDLIRKLQCTEDGCTTYAIVTHQHSTIRRTADRIVFLHEGKVQWEGRVEEIDTTDNPAMRQFFTGSVDGPIRVAG; encoded by the coding sequence ATGGGCGAACCGTTGATTGAATTGCGCGGTGTGAGCAAGGCCTTTGGCGATCGCATCGTGCTAGACGAAGTGGATTTAGCCATTTACCCCAATGAGGCAGTGGGCATCATCGGTCCTTCGGGCACTGGAAAATCAACCATCCTTCGCCTGATTGCGGGGCTGATTGCGCCGGATGCAGGCGAGATTTATCTGAAAGGGCAGCGCCGCACGGGGCTGGTAGACGAGGGTAAAGATCCCTTTGGCGTGGGTATGGTGTTTCAGCGGGCGGCCCTGTTCGATTCGCTGACGGTGGATGAAAACGTTGGCTTTTTGCTGTATCAGCACTCTCGGTTGCCGCGTCACCAAATTCGTCAGCAGGTGGAGCGGGTGCTGGAAATGGTGGGGTTGCCAGGAACGGGCGATCGCTATCCGTCGGAACTCTCTGGCGGGATGCGCCAGCGGGTTAGCTTTGCCCGCGCTATCCTAAAAAACCCCGACAATCCGGCGGATAATCCTGAACTGCTGCTCTATGACGAACCAACTGCCGGGCTAGACCCAATCGCCTCCACCGTAATTGAAGACCTGATCCGCAAGCTGCAATGCACTGAGGATGGCTGCACCACCTACGCCATTGTGACCCACCAGCACAGCACCATTCGCCGCACTGCTGACCGCATCGTTTTTCTGCATGAGGGCAAAGTGCAGTGGGAAGGGCGAGTGGAGGAGATCGACACGACGGACAATCCAGCCATGCGGCAGTTTTTTACAGGCAGCGTGGACGGGCCGATACGGGTGGCTGGTTGA
- a CDS encoding sensor histidine kinase, giving the protein MRDLGDAHDSENDPEREANKEADKGANKEAENLEGRSLADMQQTLATEQQAIERERFITRLAQTIRQSLDLQTMLHATVEQVRHFLKVDRVLIYQFQPDWSGKVVAESVARDPLSLLDRVIEDPCFAASLSLPDSHPYVSGRIHRVNDVQRDDLSDCYREMLTQLQVQAVLIIPIVVQDRLWGLLVSHHCTAPHQWDALSEDLLQQLSTQLAIGISQAELYRQTQQQAQKEQLVNQLVQAVRNSLDLQTVFANATTAIGEMLRLDRAELVRYQPEQGCWINVCSYRNRPELPDANGVVIPDEGNPIAAGLKQLQVMHVSSLADEPDPISQSFAEHFPGAWMLVPIPRISIAETEAAERRVWGSLSLNYQQPSRQWQSWELETVQAVVDQLAIAIQQLSLYQSVQRLNDDLEHQVAHRTAQLQQALEFEALLKRITDKVRDSLDEAQILQGVVEEVGQGLPGILCCRTATYSPDLQSSIISYEYTTWLPSAEGQAVLFSDKPDLYRQLLAGLPFQFCQMAPDPLPQVQESLAVLAFPVFDDQGILGDIWLFRERQQWFNDAEIRLVQQVATQCAIAIRQARLYYTSLSQVEELERLNRLKDDFLSTVSHELRTPIAGIKMSIQLLEIHLNRLGILGDSRSDPYGNRSNPITRYFQILQDECQRESDLINNLLDLSHLDAEVDPLLPSEIRLDLWVPHIAEAFIEQTRDNQQQLFINVAANLPPLITDSSYLERILTELLTNACKYTPAGERITVEARPWNRSRNHHQSGQSFADPTEPAYPNAPTLFQICVTNTGVEIPEAERDRIFERFYRIPSNDPWRYGGTGLGLALVKRLVERLGGAIAVESSHTEDSRGETCFTVTLPSLELTSGER; this is encoded by the coding sequence TTGCGAGATCTGGGCGATGCCCATGATTCTGAAAACGACCCTGAACGAGAGGCTAACAAAGAGGCTGACAAAGGGGCTAACAAAGAGGCTGAAAACCTGGAGGGGCGATCGCTGGCTGACATGCAGCAGACCCTCGCAACCGAACAGCAGGCAATTGAGCGAGAGCGCTTCATCACCCGGCTAGCACAAACCATCCGCCAGTCGCTCGATTTGCAGACCATGCTACACGCCACAGTGGAACAGGTGCGACACTTCCTCAAGGTGGATCGGGTGCTGATCTACCAGTTTCAGCCCGACTGGAGCGGCAAAGTCGTCGCCGAGTCGGTCGCCCGCGACCCTTTATCACTGCTCGATCGAGTCATCGAAGATCCCTGCTTCGCGGCATCCTTGTCCCTCCCCGACTCGCATCCCTACGTGAGTGGTCGCATCCATCGCGTCAACGATGTGCAGCGTGATGATTTGTCGGACTGCTATCGAGAGATGTTGACCCAGCTTCAGGTGCAGGCGGTGCTGATCATTCCCATCGTCGTACAAGATCGGCTGTGGGGACTGCTGGTGTCTCACCATTGCACCGCGCCGCACCAGTGGGATGCCCTCAGCGAAGACCTGCTGCAACAGCTCAGCACCCAACTGGCGATTGGCATTTCCCAAGCCGAACTGTATCGACAAACCCAACAGCAAGCCCAAAAAGAACAGCTTGTGAACCAGCTTGTCCAAGCTGTTCGCAATTCTCTGGATTTGCAAACGGTTTTCGCCAACGCCACGACTGCAATCGGGGAAATGCTGCGGCTCGACCGGGCGGAACTGGTGCGCTATCAGCCTGAACAAGGCTGCTGGATCAACGTATGCAGCTATCGCAACCGCCCAGAATTGCCTGATGCCAACGGGGTGGTCATTCCCGATGAAGGCAATCCAATCGCAGCCGGGCTAAAGCAACTCCAAGTCATGCACGTAAGCAGTTTGGCCGATGAACCCGACCCCATTAGTCAATCCTTTGCGGAGCATTTTCCAGGTGCGTGGATGCTGGTTCCGATTCCCCGAATTAGCATAGCCGAAACGGAGGCGGCAGAGCGGCGGGTTTGGGGGTCGCTATCGCTGAACTATCAGCAACCGTCGCGGCAGTGGCAAAGCTGGGAGTTGGAAACGGTGCAGGCGGTGGTTGATCAATTGGCGATCGCCATTCAGCAGTTGAGCCTGTATCAGTCGGTGCAGCGGCTAAATGATGATTTAGAACATCAGGTCGCCCATCGCACTGCCCAATTGCAGCAGGCGCTAGAGTTCGAGGCACTGCTAAAGCGAATTACTGACAAAGTGCGCGACAGCCTGGACGAAGCCCAGATTTTGCAGGGCGTGGTGGAGGAGGTTGGGCAAGGATTGCCCGGTATCTTGTGTTGCCGGACTGCAACCTACAGTCCTGACCTGCAAAGCAGCATCATCAGCTATGAGTACACGACCTGGCTGCCCAGCGCCGAGGGGCAGGCCGTGCTGTTTTCCGACAAGCCAGATCTGTATCGACAATTGCTGGCGGGACTGCCTTTTCAGTTTTGCCAAATGGCTCCTGATCCCTTGCCCCAAGTGCAAGAATCTCTGGCAGTTCTAGCATTTCCGGTGTTTGACGATCAGGGGATTTTGGGCGATATCTGGCTATTTCGAGAGCGCCAGCAGTGGTTTAACGATGCGGAGATTCGCCTAGTGCAGCAGGTCGCAACGCAATGTGCGATTGCCATCCGGCAGGCCCGACTTTATTACACATCGCTGTCTCAGGTCGAAGAGCTAGAGCGGCTCAATCGCCTGAAGGACGACTTTCTCAGCACGGTGTCCCATGAGCTACGCACCCCCATTGCAGGCATCAAGATGTCGATTCAGCTTTTGGAAATTCACCTGAATCGGCTGGGCATTTTGGGCGATTCGCGAAGCGATCCCTACGGGAATCGCAGCAACCCCATTACGCGCTACTTCCAAATCTTGCAAGACGAGTGCCAGCGCGAATCAGACCTGATCAACAACCTGCTTGACCTGTCGCATCTTGATGCCGAGGTCGATCCGCTGCTGCCTAGCGAAATCCGCCTCGATCTCTGGGTGCCGCACATCGCCGAAGCGTTTATCGAGCAGACCCGCGACAATCAGCAGCAGTTGTTCATTAACGTTGCAGCAAACCTGCCCCCGCTCATCACCGACTCGTCCTACCTGGAGCGCATCTTGACGGAACTGCTGACCAACGCCTGCAAGTATACCCCCGCTGGAGAGCGCATCACCGTCGAAGCCAGACCGTGGAACCGATCGCGCAACCACCATCAGAGTGGCCAATCTTTCGCCGACCCAACCGAGCCAGCCTACCCCAACGCGCCTACCCTCTTCCAAATCTGCGTTACCAACACAGGAGTTGAAATCCCTGAAGCAGAGCGCGATCGCATTTTTGAGCGGTTTTATCGCATTCCCAGCAACGATCCCTGGCGCTATGGCGGCACAGGACTGGGGCTGGCGCTGGTCAAGCGGCTGGTAGAACGACTGGGCGGGGCGATCGCCGTTGAAAGCAGCCACACCGAAGACAGCCGGGGAGAAACCTGCTTTACCGTTACGCTGCCCAGCTTGGAGTTGACCTCAGGAGAGCGCTAG
- a CDS encoding ISKra4 family transposase (programmed frameshift), translated as MDATKEAQIKAHALALAELLYDETDPEQVKTLAGIEVAVRDHLLEYVGPEIGKFFICTSSGTSSGRKRHIQSIVGRLSLSQRQSQRLKVKARTQWSPQVETCCLLLSANEAYARAADDIAVLTGVCVSGSTQQRLVHRQDLEPPAVDSGVKEMSLDGGKVRLRTPQGQPCQWRDYKGVNLHQCSISAFYKDNDSLVNWLNQQPLAHPLVCLGDGHDGIWNLFSQIGHRSERLEILDWYHLMENLGNVGGSQQRLDAVEACLWQGDVDGAVRLFDDWSHERVDQFIGYLAKHRLRIVNYSYYQAEGISIGSGAVESTIKQIGRRVKISGAQWKEDNVPQVLRHRCAYLNGQFSS; from the exons ATGGATGCCACCAAGGAAGCCCAAATCAAAGCCCATGCACTGGCGTTAGCGGAGTTGCTTTACGACGAGACAGACCCTGAACAAGTCAAAACATTGGCCGGGATCGAAGTCGCCGTTCGTGACCACCTACTGGAGTATGTGGGGCCTGAGATCGGAA AATTTTTTATCTGCACAAGCAGCGGCACAAGCTCTGGGCGAAAGCGGCACATCCAGAGTATCGTCGGACGCTTAAGTCTGAGTCAGCGCCAGAGCCAGCGGCTTAAGGTCAAGGCCCGCACCCAGTGGAGTCCTCAGGTTGAGACGTGCTGCTTGCTGCTGAGTGCCAACGAAGCCTATGCGCGAGCTGCCGACGATATCGCTGTGCTCACCGGGGTGTGCGTGTCAGGGAGTACCCAGCAACGGCTGGTGCATCGTCAAGACCTAGAGCCACCAGCGGTGGACAGCGGGGTTAAGGAAATGAGCTTAGACGGGGGCAAAGTCCGTCTGCGGACTCCTCAGGGGCAGCCCTGCCAGTGGCGCGATTACAAGGGGGTAAACCTGCATCAGTGCAGCATTAGCGCCTTCTACAAAGACAACGACAGCTTGGTCAACTGGCTCAACCAGCAGCCCTTAGCGCATCCCCTCGTTTGTCTTGGGGATGGTCACGACGGCATCTGGAACCTGTTTTCACAGATCGGGCATCGCAGCGAGCGCCTTGAGATCTTGGACTGGTACCACCTGATGGAGAATTTGGGTAACGTGGGTGGGTCTCAACAGCGTCTTGATGCCGTCGAAGCCTGCTTGTGGCAAGGGGATGTGGATGGGGCGGTTAGGCTATTCGACGACTGGTCCCATGAGCGGGTAGACCAGTTTATCGGCTATCTGGCTAAGCATCGGCTCCGTATCGTTAACTACAGCTACTACCAAGCTGAGGGGATTTCAATTGGCTCGGGTGCCGTGGAGTCGACTATCAAGCAAATTGGTAGGCGGGTGAAAATTTCAGGCGCTCAGTGGAAGGAAGACAACGTTCCACAAGTCCTTCGCCATCGCTGCGCTTATCTCAATGGTCAATTCTCATCCTGA
- a CDS encoding PAS domain-containing protein, giving the protein MNPEQSLPPPESGDAVTGFPIRPSIYDERIGNPAARPLTDLEANPVLQVLFGLSFDAVLAFDDAGYCRAANPAASNLLALPVDALCQRRLQDFVPLEYQSEAAWAHFLRDRQQSGQTLILKADGRLRWVAYRAIAAGCIPVLQDSG; this is encoded by the coding sequence ATGAACCCTGAACAGTCTCTTCCGCCTCCAGAGTCTGGCGACGCTGTTACGGGTTTTCCCATCCGTCCGTCCATCTACGATGAGCGCATCGGAAACCCAGCCGCCAGGCCACTCACCGATCTTGAAGCAAACCCCGTCTTGCAAGTCCTCTTTGGGCTGTCTTTTGACGCAGTGCTGGCGTTTGACGATGCGGGTTATTGTCGGGCTGCCAACCCAGCGGCCAGCAATCTTCTGGCATTGCCTGTGGACGCGCTGTGTCAGCGGCGACTCCAGGATTTTGTGCCGCTAGAGTACCAGTCTGAGGCTGCTTGGGCACACTTTTTGCGCGATCGCCAACAGTCTGGACAAACGCTAATTCTAAAAGCCGACGGCCGCTTGCGCTGGGTCGCCTATCGGGCGATCGCCGCCGGGTGCATCCCAGTCTTACAAGACTCAGGATGA
- a CDS encoding NF041680 family putative transposase, protein MIFNELQQFRQTLYASLGNARDALFDLMDAVLVSACIVSFVRLSQSPVFRRQWSSTYEALRDSRLPRSKVLKLLVQQIPTQQQPLLAGDASRWNRPAARRLKDRTLSGRTGHAPIAGQNYSTLAWIAEDRGSWALPLRHERITSFETPASKAAFQLKQVTRQLAVRPLAIYDRGYGNASFVNQTAGIEADLLLRVTSNRCVYGAPPAYRGRGAPAKHGHKMKLNDPDTWSVPVETVEVDDPNWGRVRVSRWSAYHFRKSPKRAMEVLRVEVLETQSSTRRLAPLWLVWLGEQMPPLETLWLHYLRRFAIEHWYRFAKQRLYWTHPQFSSVSATEQWSSLMPLLSWQLWLARKDCTDHPLPWQAPQETLTPGRVAQAFAGILAAIGTPAPAPKPRGKSPGRGKGHKPTPRPCYPMVKKRASKRKTSEQSLNSPVATAA, encoded by the coding sequence ATGATTTTCAACGAACTTCAGCAATTTCGCCAAACGTTGTATGCCAGCTTGGGAAACGCCAGAGATGCCCTGTTTGATCTGATGGATGCCGTGTTAGTGAGTGCGTGCATCGTGTCGTTTGTGAGGCTATCGCAGAGTCCTGTCTTTCGTCGCCAGTGGTCGAGCACCTATGAAGCGTTGCGCGATAGCCGCCTACCCCGATCAAAGGTGCTGAAGCTGTTGGTGCAGCAGATACCGACTCAGCAGCAACCGTTGTTGGCAGGTGATGCGAGTCGGTGGAACCGTCCTGCTGCCAGGCGTTTGAAAGACCGCACCTTATCAGGCAGAACAGGACATGCCCCGATAGCCGGACAAAACTACAGTACCTTAGCCTGGATTGCTGAAGACAGGGGCAGTTGGGCATTACCATTGCGGCATGAGCGCATCACCAGCTTTGAAACACCCGCCAGTAAAGCGGCATTCCAACTCAAACAAGTGACTCGGCAGTTAGCGGTGCGTCCGTTGGCGATCTACGACCGAGGGTACGGCAATGCCAGTTTTGTCAACCAAACGGCAGGGATTGAGGCAGACTTGCTGCTGCGGGTTACATCCAATCGATGTGTCTATGGCGCGCCCCCAGCGTATCGAGGGCGAGGCGCACCTGCCAAGCATGGACATAAGATGAAACTCAATGACCCTGACACTTGGAGTGTCCCGGTCGAAACCGTTGAAGTCGATGATCCCAACTGGGGACGAGTGCGGGTCAGTCGTTGGAGTGCATACCATTTCCGCAAATCCCCCAAACGGGCAATGGAAGTGTTGCGCGTGGAGGTGCTGGAGACACAGAGCAGCACGCGACGCTTGGCTCCTTTGTGGTTAGTTTGGCTGGGTGAGCAGATGCCTCCGTTAGAAACCCTGTGGTTGCACTACCTCCGTCGCTTTGCCATTGAACACTGGTATCGCTTTGCCAAGCAGAGGCTATATTGGACACATCCCCAGTTCAGTTCTGTATCGGCAACCGAACAGTGGAGCAGCCTGATGCCGTTGCTCAGTTGGCAGTTGTGGTTAGCGCGAAAGGACTGTACTGACCACCCCTTGCCCTGGCAGGCACCGCAAGAAACGTTGACTCCGGGTCGGGTCGCACAAGCGTTTGCAGGCATTTTGGCAGCGATTGGCACCCCTGCTCCTGCGCCTAAACCTCGTGGTAAATCGCCAGGACGAGGCAAGGGGCACAAGCCAACTCCTCGTCCCTGCTATCCGATGGTCAAAAAACGAGCCTCGAAACGCAAGACATCCGAACAATCCCTGAACAGTCCGGTTGCAACAGCAGCTTAA